The following are from one region of the Phycisphaeraceae bacterium genome:
- the hppD gene encoding 4-hydroxyphenylpyruvate dioxygenase produces the protein MTTAPANRPMTKPSSLDATDPLNLIDVDHVRFFVGNAKQAAYFYANLFGFTIQQVSDLTTGARTEASYLLTQGNIRFLITTGLNSDHPAQKEVLRFGDGVKDVAFTVADATAAYERALKNGGESSYEPFTVSDEHGTITMAGVKTYGRAVHSFVSRTGAYALDRVKMGGQFAPGFKDISSEHPINEYNKKHPCGLMFVDHLVGNVEEGKMNHWVKWYEDVLEFKMFKHFDDADISTEYSALMSKVMASGNHLIKLPINEPAKGKKKSQILEYLEWHDMTPGVQHLALRTNDELHSVAELRRRGVDFLSLPDTYYQLVWDRVNKVLTENGHHAVKEDHDRVRELGILVDADDEGYLLQLFTKPLQDRPTLFFEIICRRGSQSFGKGNFKALFEALEIEQERRGNL, from the coding sequence ATGACGACCGCCCCAGCGAACCGCCCGATGACCAAGCCCTCCTCGCTCGACGCGACGGACCCGCTCAACCTCATCGACGTGGATCATGTCCGCTTCTTCGTCGGCAACGCCAAGCAGGCCGCGTACTTCTACGCCAACCTCTTCGGCTTCACCATCCAGCAGGTCTCCGACCTCACCACCGGCGCGCGCACCGAGGCGTCCTACCTGCTCACCCAGGGCAACATCCGCTTCCTCATCACGACCGGGCTCAACAGCGACCACCCCGCCCAGAAGGAAGTCCTGCGCTTCGGCGACGGCGTGAAAGATGTCGCGTTCACCGTCGCCGACGCCACCGCCGCCTACGAGCGAGCCCTCAAGAACGGGGGCGAGTCTTCCTACGAGCCCTTCACCGTCTCCGACGAGCACGGCACGATCACCATGGCCGGCGTCAAGACCTACGGACGCGCCGTGCACTCCTTCGTCTCGCGCACCGGCGCGTACGCGCTCGACCGCGTCAAGATGGGCGGGCAGTTCGCGCCCGGCTTCAAGGACATCTCGTCTGAGCACCCCATCAACGAGTACAACAAGAAGCACCCCTGCGGCCTGATGTTCGTCGACCACCTCGTCGGCAACGTCGAAGAGGGCAAGATGAACCACTGGGTCAAGTGGTACGAGGATGTGCTCGAATTCAAGATGTTCAAGCACTTCGACGACGCCGATATCTCCACCGAGTATTCGGCGCTCATGTCCAAGGTCATGGCCTCGGGCAACCACCTCATCAAGCTGCCCATCAACGAGCCCGCCAAGGGCAAGAAGAAGAGCCAGATCCTCGAGTACCTCGAGTGGCACGACATGACCCCGGGCGTGCAGCACCTCGCGCTGCGCACCAACGACGAACTCCACAGCGTCGCGGAACTCCGCCGGCGCGGCGTCGACTTCCTCTCGCTGCCCGACACCTATTACCAGTTGGTGTGGGACCGCGTGAACAAGGTGCTGACCGAGAACGGCCACCACGCCGTCAAGGAAGACCACGACCGCGTGCGCGAACTCGGCATCCTGGTCGACGCCGACGACGAGGGCTACCTGCTCCAGTTGTTTACCAAGCCCCTCCAGGACCGCCCGACCCTGTTCTTCGAGATCATCTGCCGCCGCGGCAGCCAGTCGTTCGGCAAGGGCAACTTCAAGGCCCTGTTCGAAGCCCTGGAGATCGAGCAGGAGCGGCGGGGGAACCTGTGA
- a CDS encoding pyridoxal phosphate-dependent aminotransferase, giving the protein MSISHRVSSLAPSATVAVMNRAKDMQAQGIDVLSFAAGEPDFDTPQKAKQAAIDALLKGQTKYMPTAGDKETRSVIADKLTRENRIVGVTPDHVVIGAGGKHSLFCLFHSLFDNACPGETQHEAVLPVPAWVSYKPQIELAGGRVVEVETTPASGFKMSPAQLKEAITERTRAIVINSPSNPTGVMYTPDELRALAGVIEDAIKKTAPGLVVITDEIYEKITFGRVPHFSLGSLPGIAERVVTINGMSKAYAMTGWRIGYMASSGGFGLKLAKAVTTLQGQMSTNITSFTYPAIRAAIRDCADDVEQMRQAFQRRGALISSLLRKLPGVNFPEPDGAFYVFPDISEHFGKRSATGREIRSANDFCEALLEDARVALVPGEDFGGCGAQCVRISFACADKQIEQGVARIGEFLANLK; this is encoded by the coding sequence ATGAGCATCTCGCATCGCGTGTCGTCGCTTGCCCCTTCCGCCACGGTCGCGGTGATGAACCGCGCCAAGGACATGCAGGCGCAGGGCATCGATGTCCTCTCCTTCGCCGCCGGCGAGCCGGACTTCGACACGCCGCAGAAGGCCAAGCAGGCCGCGATCGACGCGCTGCTCAAGGGGCAGACCAAGTACATGCCCACCGCCGGCGATAAGGAGACGCGCAGCGTCATCGCCGACAAACTCACGCGCGAGAACAGGATCGTCGGCGTGACCCCCGACCACGTCGTGATCGGCGCAGGGGGCAAGCACTCGCTCTTCTGCCTCTTCCACTCGCTCTTCGACAACGCCTGCCCCGGCGAGACCCAGCACGAGGCCGTGCTGCCCGTCCCGGCCTGGGTGTCGTACAAGCCCCAGATCGAACTGGCCGGCGGTCGCGTGGTCGAGGTCGAGACGACCCCGGCCAGCGGGTTCAAGATGTCGCCGGCGCAGCTCAAGGAAGCCATCACCGAGCGCACCCGCGCCATCGTCATCAACTCGCCCAGCAACCCCACCGGCGTGATGTACACCCCCGACGAGCTCCGCGCGCTCGCCGGCGTCATCGAGGACGCCATCAAGAAGACCGCGCCGGGCCTGGTCGTCATCACCGACGAGATCTACGAGAAGATCACCTTCGGGCGCGTCCCCCACTTCTCGCTCGGCTCGCTCCCGGGCATCGCCGAGCGCGTCGTCACCATCAACGGCATGAGCAAGGCCTACGCCATGACCGGCTGGCGCATCGGCTACATGGCCAGCAGCGGCGGCTTCGGCCTGAAACTCGCCAAGGCCGTCACCACCCTGCAGGGCCAGATGTCCACCAACATCACCTCGTTCACCTACCCCGCGATCCGCGCCGCGATCCGCGACTGCGCCGACGACGTCGAGCAGATGCGACAGGCCTTCCAGCGCCGCGGCGCCCTGATCTCTTCCCTGCTACGCAAGCTCCCCGGCGTCAACTTCCCAGAGCCCGACGGCGCGTTCTATGTCTTCCCCGACATCAGCGAGCACTTCGGCAAGCGCAGCGCGACCGGGCGAGAGATCCGCTCCGCCAACGACTTCTGCGAGGCGCTCCTCGAAGACGCACGCGTCGCGCTCGTCCCGGGAGAAGACTTCGGGGGCTGCGGCGCCCAGTGCGTCCGCATCTCTTTCGCCTGCGCCGACAAGCAGATCGAGCAGGGCGTCGCGCGCATCGGCGAGTTCCTCGCCAACCTCAAGTGA
- a CDS encoding sigma-70 family RNA polymerase sigma factor encodes MAQTPHSLDASDLASLATGDGEAFARVYRARFPFTLALARRVTRLDEPTCLDIVQDAWVRFVRSPPSCESEGHLDAWLRLAVLSVAKDHARREKRRRTRELASRNGHTDALGEGSVGEAQERLAWIAKELEQLDRDTRAMLGLRFRAAMTLQQIGAAMGVKHGAADGRMTRALRVIRERAQEVFRD; translated from the coding sequence GTGGCGCAGACTCCGCACAGTCTGGACGCGTCCGACCTCGCCTCCCTCGCCACCGGCGACGGCGAGGCGTTCGCGCGCGTGTACCGCGCCCGGTTCCCCTTCACGCTCGCGCTCGCCCGGCGCGTCACGCGCCTCGACGAGCCGACCTGCCTCGACATCGTGCAGGACGCGTGGGTTCGGTTCGTGCGATCGCCCCCTTCGTGCGAGTCTGAGGGACACCTCGACGCATGGTTGCGGCTCGCGGTGCTCTCGGTGGCGAAAGACCACGCCCGGCGCGAGAAGCGACGACGCACGCGCGAACTCGCGTCGCGGAACGGGCACACGGACGCTCTGGGTGAGGGCTCGGTCGGAGAAGCGCAGGAGAGACTGGCATGGATCGCGAAGGAACTCGAGCAACTGGACCGGGACACGCGCGCGATGCTCGGGCTGCGGTTCCGGGCGGCGATGACGCTGCAGCAGATCGGGGCGGCGATGGGCGTGAAGCACGGCGCCGCCGACGGCAGGATGACGCGAGCGCTCCGGGTGATCCGCGAACGCGCGCAGGAGGTGTTCCGTGACTGA
- the prfB gene encoding peptide chain release factor 2, which produces MERLRALEEQMGATDFWENADKAHKIVGEMKLLKAQIGPLIEAQADFDDAVVGYQLSREAGDKDMLAEADETLFQLQSRMHRIEQQSLLSGKHDHRNAFFTISAGDGGTEANDWAEMLFRMYLKFFDRHPEWKIEELSLQHGMEVGLDSVTLRVSGPFAYGYLCCERGTHRLARVSPFNAQGKRQTSFATVDVTPEFEEAKLDIPAGDLEITYFARSSGPGGQNVNKVASACRVVHKPTGLMVVSSTYRDQPQNKNQAMSILMSKLEEIERERREKEIHEAKGGSVDRGWGTQIRSYVLYDNRVKDHRTGHETGNPQTVLDGHLDDFIDAELQRKRKEQGEAAKAAAAGG; this is translated from the coding sequence CTGGAGCGCCTCCGCGCGCTCGAAGAGCAGATGGGCGCCACGGACTTCTGGGAGAACGCCGACAAGGCCCACAAGATCGTCGGCGAGATGAAGCTTCTCAAGGCTCAGATCGGCCCCCTCATCGAGGCGCAGGCCGACTTCGACGACGCCGTCGTGGGCTACCAGCTCTCGCGCGAGGCCGGCGACAAGGACATGCTCGCCGAGGCCGACGAGACCCTCTTCCAACTCCAGTCGCGCATGCACCGCATCGAGCAGCAGTCCCTGCTCTCGGGCAAGCACGACCACCGCAACGCCTTCTTCACCATCTCCGCCGGCGACGGCGGCACCGAGGCCAACGACTGGGCCGAGATGCTCTTTCGGATGTACCTCAAGTTCTTCGACCGCCACCCCGAGTGGAAGATCGAAGAACTCTCCCTCCAGCACGGCATGGAGGTCGGGCTCGACTCCGTCACCCTGCGCGTCTCCGGGCCCTTCGCCTACGGCTACCTCTGCTGCGAGCGCGGCACGCACCGGCTCGCGCGCGTCAGCCCCTTCAACGCCCAGGGCAAGCGCCAGACCTCCTTCGCGACGGTCGATGTCACGCCCGAGTTTGAAGAGGCCAAGCTCGACATCCCCGCCGGCGACCTCGAGATCACCTACTTCGCGCGCTCGTCGGGCCCGGGCGGGCAGAACGTCAACAAGGTCGCGTCGGCCTGCCGCGTGGTGCACAAGCCCACCGGGCTGATGGTCGTGTCGAGCACCTATCGCGACCAGCCGCAGAACAAGAACCAGGCGATGTCGATCCTGATGTCGAAGCTCGAGGAGATCGAGCGCGAGCGCCGCGAGAAAGAGATCCACGAGGCCAAGGGCGGCTCGGTCGATCGCGGCTGGGGCACGCAGATCCGCTCGTATGTCCTCTACGACAACCGCGTGAAGGACCATCGAACCGGGCACGAGACGGGCAACCCCCAGACCGTGCTCGACGGGCACCTCGACGACTTCATCGACGCCGAACTCCAGCGCAAGCGCAAAGAACAGGGCGAAGCCGCCAAAGCCGCTGCCGCCGGCGGTTGA
- a CDS encoding DUF839 domain-containing protein: MTPSPVSRRHFLFTAGALSLGFAGLPRLLERAALASGGLSLNPRVGFGPLRADPHGLLDLPDGFEYRVISRMGQVMDDGLLVPGRPDGMDAFPGPDGTTIVVRNHEIGNMSRHRHPPLMGAFGPNFELLKSIDRDLVYDLGGGRPPLGGVTTFVYDTRRNRVERQFLSLAGTSINCAGGRTPWGSWISCEETQQRADPARGFERHHGYNFEIPASAEPRLVEPRPLLAMGRFQHEAVCVDPATSIVYQTEDLNDGLIYRFIPKVKGRMDLGGSLQALVVRGEPSLDTRNWTGEPEWSRGPSGDARREVRSGEILEVDWIDVDDIDSPNNDLRYRGFEAGAARFARGEGMYWGHDSAYIVCTNGGRAKRGQVWRYVPSRFEGRADEKKFPGRLELFVEPNDASVVDMPDNVCAAPNGDLILCTDNSRENFLVGVTPGGELYKIARVAMGSSEFAGACFSPDGSTMFVNIQDLGLTLAVQGPWRA, encoded by the coding sequence ATGACGCCGAGCCCCGTTTCGCGACGCCACTTCCTGTTCACCGCGGGCGCGCTCTCGCTGGGCTTCGCCGGCCTCCCCCGACTCCTGGAGCGGGCGGCCTTGGCGTCCGGCGGGCTGAGTCTGAACCCGCGGGTCGGGTTCGGCCCGCTTCGCGCCGATCCGCACGGGCTGCTCGATCTTCCCGACGGCTTCGAATACCGGGTCATCTCACGGATGGGCCAGGTGATGGACGATGGGCTGCTCGTCCCTGGGAGACCCGACGGGATGGACGCCTTCCCCGGGCCCGATGGCACGACCATCGTCGTGCGCAACCACGAGATCGGGAACATGTCGCGTCATCGTCACCCGCCGCTGATGGGCGCGTTCGGCCCGAACTTCGAGCTGCTCAAGAGCATCGATCGGGACCTGGTGTACGACCTGGGGGGCGGGCGTCCGCCGCTGGGTGGCGTGACGACCTTTGTGTACGACACCCGGCGCAACCGCGTGGAGCGCCAGTTCCTGTCGCTGGCCGGGACTTCGATCAACTGCGCCGGAGGGCGAACGCCCTGGGGTTCGTGGATCTCGTGCGAGGAGACCCAGCAGCGCGCGGACCCGGCGCGCGGGTTCGAGAGACACCACGGCTACAACTTCGAGATCCCTGCGAGCGCCGAGCCGCGGCTCGTCGAGCCCAGGCCGCTGCTGGCGATGGGCCGCTTCCAGCACGAAGCGGTGTGCGTCGACCCGGCCACGAGCATCGTCTATCAGACCGAGGACCTCAACGACGGGCTGATCTACCGCTTCATCCCGAAGGTGAAGGGGCGAATGGACCTGGGCGGGTCGTTGCAGGCGCTGGTCGTCCGCGGTGAGCCGTCGCTCGACACACGCAACTGGACGGGCGAGCCGGAGTGGAGCCGCGGCCCGTCTGGCGACGCGCGCCGAGAGGTCCGCTCGGGCGAGATCCTCGAGGTCGACTGGATCGATGTGGACGATATCGACTCGCCGAACAACGACCTGCGTTACCGCGGGTTCGAGGCCGGCGCCGCCCGGTTCGCACGCGGCGAGGGCATGTACTGGGGCCACGACTCGGCGTACATCGTCTGCACCAACGGCGGACGCGCGAAGCGTGGGCAGGTGTGGCGCTATGTGCCCAGCCGCTTCGAAGGACGCGCCGACGAGAAGAAGTTCCCCGGTCGTCTCGAGCTCTTTGTCGAACCAAACGACGCGTCGGTGGTGGACATGCCCGACAATGTGTGCGCCGCGCCCAACGGGGATCTGATCCTGTGCACGGACAACAGCCGCGAGAACTTCCTCGTGGGCGTCACGCCCGGCGGAGAGCTCTACAAGATCGCGCGGGTCGCGATGGGGTCGAGCGAGTTCGCCGGCGCGTGCTTCAGCCCCGACGGGTCGACGATGTTCGTGAACATCCAGGACCTCGGGCTGACGCTGGCGGTGCAGGGGCCTTGGCGGGCGTGA
- the ffh gene encoding signal recognition particle protein has product MFERLSEGFGNALRKLSGKGTLTEGNVREAIGEVRTALLEADVHFDVVKEFCDETLREALGREVTKSLRPGEEMIGVVHDRLVALMTPPAGAEPGLPKVAPPPTVVMLCGLQGSGKTTTCGKLAAYLKKRGRSCMVAAADLQRPAAVEQLQTVVEQVRDDAPGGARVLFYGEPDKCAEYGRAVGVAVDVCRRALADAKREGVDVLILDTAGRLHVNDDLMKELQQVRHATMPHQILLIVDAMTGQDAVNSAKAFHERLEVDGVILTKFDSDTRGGAALSVRRVTGAPIKFLGVGEKLDALEEFHAERVAGRILGMGDVVSLVEKAREQVSDEEAEALAERMAEGQFTMDDFLKQMRAIRRMGPMKQLLGLIPGVGAALKDAQIDEKQFNRVEGMINSMTPQERRKVSLINNSRRKRIAAGASVEQKDVSQLTKQFEMISAMSKQMAGMGLMGKAGALKDMSMADPSTLMNMPGMGGLPKNLTKGLPGFGAKGNTQTQSPKAKYKKRKR; this is encoded by the coding sequence ATGTTCGAACGGCTCAGCGAAGGATTCGGCAACGCGCTCCGCAAGCTCTCCGGCAAGGGGACCCTGACGGAAGGGAATGTCCGCGAGGCGATCGGCGAGGTCCGCACCGCCCTCCTCGAGGCGGATGTGCACTTCGATGTCGTCAAGGAGTTCTGCGACGAGACCCTGCGCGAGGCGCTGGGGCGCGAGGTCACCAAGAGTCTTCGCCCGGGCGAGGAGATGATCGGCGTCGTCCACGACCGGCTCGTCGCGCTCATGACGCCCCCCGCAGGCGCCGAGCCGGGCCTGCCCAAGGTCGCACCGCCCCCCACCGTCGTGATGCTCTGCGGCCTGCAGGGCTCGGGCAAGACGACGACATGCGGCAAGCTCGCGGCGTACCTCAAGAAGCGCGGGCGCTCCTGCATGGTCGCCGCCGCCGACCTGCAGCGCCCCGCCGCCGTCGAGCAGTTGCAGACCGTGGTCGAGCAGGTGCGCGACGACGCCCCGGGCGGCGCGCGAGTGCTGTTCTACGGCGAACCGGACAAGTGCGCCGAGTACGGGCGCGCCGTGGGCGTCGCGGTCGATGTTTGCCGACGCGCGCTCGCCGATGCGAAGCGCGAGGGCGTCGACGTCCTGATCCTCGACACGGCCGGTCGTCTGCACGTCAACGACGACCTGATGAAGGAGCTGCAGCAGGTCCGCCACGCGACCATGCCCCACCAGATCCTGCTGATCGTCGACGCGATGACCGGCCAGGACGCGGTCAACAGCGCCAAGGCGTTCCACGAGCGCCTCGAGGTCGACGGCGTGATCCTCACCAAGTTCGACAGCGACACCCGCGGCGGGGCGGCCCTCAGCGTCCGGCGCGTCACGGGCGCGCCCATCAAGTTCCTGGGCGTGGGCGAGAAACTCGACGCGCTCGAGGAGTTCCACGCCGAGCGCGTCGCAGGGCGCATCCTCGGCATGGGCGATGTCGTGTCTCTGGTCGAGAAGGCCCGCGAGCAGGTCAGCGACGAAGAGGCCGAGGCGCTGGCCGAGCGGATGGCCGAGGGTCAGTTCACGATGGACGACTTCCTCAAGCAGATGCGCGCGATCCGTCGCATGGGCCCGATGAAGCAGCTGCTGGGCCTGATCCCCGGCGTCGGCGCGGCGCTCAAGGACGCGCAGATCGACGAGAAGCAGTTCAACCGCGTCGAGGGCATGATCAACTCGATGACGCCCCAGGAGCGGCGCAAGGTGTCGCTCATCAACAACTCGCGCCGCAAACGCATCGCCGCCGGCGCGTCGGTCGAGCAGAAGGATGTCAGCCAGCTCACCAAGCAGTTCGAGATGATCAGCGCGATGAGCAAGCAGATGGCCGGCATGGGGCTCATGGGCAAGGCCGGCGCGCTCAAGGACATGAGCATGGCGGACCCGAGCACGCTGATGAACATGCCGGGCATGGGCGGGCTGCCCAAGAACCTGACGAAGGGCCTTCCGGGCTTCGGCGCCAAGGGCAACACCCAGACTCAGAGCCCGAAGGCGAAGTACAAGAAGCGGAAGCGCTGA
- a CDS encoding AI-2E family transporter, whose product MQSRPDKPKPSPDTPAMARLHLWQIQAVRDVAVVLAIIGVVQLGYRMSVVTIPLLLGLLLAYLLEPPIAWLAKRTSRVFAAAAAIVVIGMVIVVPVAGGVGVGAIQGVRFVTGLDRDLTRFVDQIEKLLTYLERDSVKVVFEDGKITDIQPGDEKKAGDSDDEQPKPVPTEAGGDTETKSDAKEPESDAEPPASLVQRYASVARQWIRENVSTISADRVVQGAGGALTLGWSLLAALAGFVFKYLFLTPFFFFFWSVGFGQVKQFGAQLIPEKKRANTLEIIGKMDRAIAAFIRGRFTIALILSVCYTIAYWAIGVPAPLIFGPLVGVLSAVPYLPLIGWPATMLAMAIDQAGATDPHPWWWIVLAPTAVYFAFQSLDDYVLTPKIQGKNVGLSTPVILFAVLGAGAMAGVYGVLIAIPIAACVKILITDVIFPRYKDWVEGRVADPLPLGDDPQP is encoded by the coding sequence ATGCAGTCGCGACCCGACAAGCCCAAACCAAGTCCCGACACGCCGGCGATGGCCCGTCTGCACCTCTGGCAGATCCAGGCCGTCCGGGATGTAGCCGTCGTGCTTGCGATCATCGGGGTCGTGCAGCTGGGCTATCGGATGAGCGTTGTCACGATCCCGCTGCTGCTGGGGTTGCTGCTGGCGTACCTGCTCGAGCCCCCGATCGCGTGGCTGGCGAAGCGGACGAGCCGCGTGTTCGCCGCGGCCGCGGCGATCGTGGTGATCGGCATGGTGATCGTCGTGCCGGTAGCGGGTGGCGTGGGCGTGGGCGCCATCCAGGGCGTGCGTTTCGTCACGGGTCTGGACCGGGACCTGACGCGGTTCGTCGACCAGATCGAGAAGCTGCTGACCTACCTCGAGCGAGACTCGGTCAAGGTCGTCTTCGAAGACGGCAAGATCACCGACATCCAGCCGGGCGATGAGAAGAAGGCCGGGGATTCGGACGACGAGCAGCCGAAGCCCGTTCCCACCGAGGCGGGTGGCGACACCGAGACCAAGAGCGATGCGAAAGAGCCCGAATCCGATGCGGAGCCGCCCGCCTCGCTGGTGCAGCGCTACGCGTCGGTCGCGCGCCAGTGGATCCGCGAGAACGTGTCGACCATCAGCGCCGATCGCGTGGTGCAGGGCGCGGGCGGCGCGCTCACACTCGGCTGGTCGCTCCTCGCGGCCCTCGCCGGGTTCGTTTTCAAGTATCTGTTCCTGACGCCCTTTTTCTTCTTCTTCTGGTCAGTGGGGTTCGGGCAGGTCAAGCAGTTCGGCGCGCAGCTGATCCCCGAGAAGAAGCGCGCGAACACGCTCGAGATCATCGGGAAGATGGACCGGGCGATCGCGGCCTTCATCCGAGGGCGGTTCACGATCGCGCTGATCCTGTCGGTCTGCTACACGATCGCGTACTGGGCGATCGGGGTGCCGGCGCCCCTGATCTTCGGCCCGCTGGTGGGCGTGCTCTCGGCGGTCCCGTACCTGCCCCTGATCGGCTGGCCCGCGACCATGCTCGCGATGGCGATCGACCAGGCGGGCGCGACCGACCCGCACCCGTGGTGGTGGATCGTGCTCGCCCCGACCGCGGTCTACTTCGCGTTCCAGTCGCTCGACGATTACGTGCTGACGCCGAAGATCCAGGGCAAGAACGTCGGGCTGTCGACGCCCGTGATCCTGTTCGCGGTGCTCGGCGCCGGCGCGATGGCCGGTGTCTACGGCGTGCTGATCGCGATCCCGATCGCGGCGTGCGTGAAGATCCTCATCACCGATGTGATCTTCCCGCGATACAAGGACTGGGTCGAGGGGCGGGTGGCGGACCCTCTGCCGCTAGGGGACGACCCGCAGCCCTAG
- a CDS encoding DNA-3-methyladenine glycosylase, producing MIGRPLREWLAVDAAACAQRLLGATLVRVLPTGERLAGVVVETEAYLGAHDRASHTFGGRRTARNGSMYAIAGTSYVYFTYGMHHCMNIVCGAADEGTAVLLRAVEPVEGLETMRTNRRASSTKAVLRDTDLCSGPAKLCAAMVIDRALDGVDLLTSSVLFLELDPTRLEAALNAGFDRSARVGVASAGPEWASAPLRFSLRGSRFVSRPGPTRGVRAAGL from the coding sequence GTGATCGGGAGACCCCTACGTGAGTGGCTCGCGGTCGACGCGGCTGCGTGCGCGCAGCGACTGCTTGGCGCCACGCTCGTACGCGTCCTGCCGACCGGCGAGCGCCTGGCCGGCGTCGTCGTCGAGACCGAGGCGTACCTGGGCGCCCACGACCGCGCGTCGCACACCTTCGGAGGGCGTCGGACGGCGCGCAACGGGTCGATGTACGCCATCGCGGGCACGTCGTATGTCTACTTCACCTACGGCATGCACCATTGCATGAACATCGTCTGCGGCGCAGCGGACGAGGGGACGGCGGTGCTGCTGCGAGCGGTCGAGCCCGTCGAGGGTCTGGAAACGATGCGCACCAACCGGCGAGCGTCCTCCACCAAAGCGGTGCTGCGTGACACCGACCTCTGCTCGGGCCCGGCGAAGCTCTGCGCGGCGATGGTGATCGATCGCGCTCTCGACGGCGTGGATCTCCTGACGTCATCGGTCCTGTTTCTGGAGCTGGACCCGACGCGGCTCGAGGCGGCCTTGAACGCGGGCTTCGACCGCTCGGCGAGGGTCGGCGTCGCGTCGGCGGGGCCGGAATGGGCTTCTGCGCCCCTGAGGTTTTCGCTCCGTGGAAGCAGGTTCGTGAGCCGGCCGGGGCCGACCCGGGGCGTGCGGGCTGCTGGCTTGTGA
- a CDS encoding amidohydrolase family protein, translating to MKEPDALAPWNTLTPRRGERALVRCAGVADARGEGPDAGAEVLLERDERGVVRVLAVGRPGSLGDPDARRVDLPGVVLLPALANAHTHLDLTHIGPRRYDPTDGFATWVGMVLRERARDESDIRSSTRLGIEKSLGGGVAAVGDIAGIGRREPLDELRASPLTGASFVEFFGLAERQDAAIETMRDALALEEAGGATDRRGVRFGLQPHALYSAGARVFAEASRLARSSGAALSTHLAESIEEREFVAHSTGPMRSFLERLGPWSDACAVAPGESLSPVAAFSRVAGDGRWLLAHLNDTSDEDIATLAHLGASVAFCARGHRYFGHPRTLGEHRLRDMLRAGVNACVSTDSVINLPDESADRISPLDDARALVNSGMFREDIADDLTLLLRTITVNPARALSLREDLFSLAPGPVMGVIGVEVGEGAARAGALRAAFTSAARPTMLALSDKSALQADGALFA from the coding sequence ATGAAAGAACCCGACGCGCTGGCGCCCTGGAACACGCTTACCCCTCGCCGGGGGGAACGAGCGCTGGTGCGATGCGCCGGCGTCGCTGACGCCCGGGGCGAGGGGCCCGACGCCGGGGCGGAGGTCCTCCTCGAGCGCGATGAGCGTGGGGTCGTGCGGGTGCTCGCGGTCGGGCGCCCTGGCAGTCTGGGCGATCCCGACGCGCGCCGGGTTGATCTGCCCGGGGTGGTGCTCCTGCCGGCGCTGGCCAACGCCCACACCCACCTCGACCTCACGCACATCGGGCCGCGCCGGTACGACCCGACCGACGGGTTCGCGACGTGGGTCGGCATGGTGCTGCGCGAGCGGGCCCGGGACGAGTCGGACATCCGATCGAGCACCCGGCTGGGCATCGAGAAGTCCTTGGGAGGCGGCGTCGCGGCGGTGGGGGACATCGCCGGGATCGGGCGTCGAGAGCCGCTGGACGAGCTCCGGGCCTCGCCGCTGACCGGGGCGTCGTTCGTCGAGTTCTTCGGGCTGGCCGAGCGCCAGGACGCGGCGATCGAGACGATGCGAGACGCGCTGGCGCTGGAGGAGGCGGGTGGCGCGACCGACCGGCGCGGGGTGCGGTTCGGCCTGCAGCCGCACGCGCTGTACTCGGCCGGGGCGCGGGTGTTCGCCGAGGCGTCGCGCCTCGCGCGATCGAGCGGCGCGGCGCTCTCGACGCACCTGGCCGAATCGATCGAGGAGCGTGAGTTCGTGGCGCACTCGACGGGCCCGATGCGGTCGTTCCTCGAAAGACTCGGCCCCTGGAGCGACGCGTGCGCCGTCGCGCCGGGCGAATCGCTCAGCCCGGTCGCGGCGTTCTCGCGCGTCGCGGGCGACGGGCGCTGGCTGCTGGCGCACCTGAACGACACGAGCGACGAGGACATCGCGACGCTCGCCCATCTGGGCGCGAGCGTCGCGTTCTGCGCGAGGGGCCACCGCTACTTCGGGCATCCGCGCACACTCGGCGAGCACCGCCTTCGCGACATGCTGCGTGCCGGGGTCAACGCGTGCGTCTCGACGGACTCGGTCATAAACCTGCCCGACGAGAGCGCCGACCGCATCTCGCCCCTCGACGACGCCCGTGCGCTCGTGAACTCGGGCATGTTCCGCGAGGACATCGCTGACGACCTCACGCTCCTGCTGCGCACGATCACGGTCAACCCTGCGAGGGCGCTGTCGCTCCGAGAAGACCTCTTCTCGCTGGCGCCCGGCCCGGTGATGGGCGTCATCGGCGTCGAGGTCGGCGAGGGCGCGGCCCGCGCCGGGGCACTGCGCGCCGCGTTCACTTCTGCGGCGCGACCGACGATGCTCGCGCTCTCCGACAAGTCGGCGCTTCAGGCGGACGGGGCTCTGTTCGCGTGA